The following proteins are co-located in the Chaetodon trifascialis isolate fChaTrf1 chromosome 14, fChaTrf1.hap1, whole genome shotgun sequence genome:
- the LOC139342295 gene encoding G-protein coupled receptor 135, translated as MDSPVSTALRGGDGSNYTGDASGPSFTDQLGTASPVVPRVVSIVTSLVTTTTEITVGTAGNLSAFRDQRGSELGHIHQVSTPSVLSAAESNSVLQGITVAAQALVLLSIFLLSSLGNLAVVIVIIKHRQLRTVTNAFIMSLSLSDFLTAVLCLPFSFVMLFSKDGVWMFGDRFCVANGFFNTCFGIISTLTMTLISFDRYYAIVRQPQAKIGRQKATQLLIAVWLTAVIFSLPWYLLVRTPPEIHKRGFYHCMYVFHSGSSRMGTAYSICLIVVCYLLPFSLMCFCHYNICKTVRLSEIRVRPVTTYAYLLRFYSEMRTATTVLIMIVFIIFCWGPYCLMGLVTAMGDYTFNPAMDTVAIWLAWANGAINPLIYALRNPNISMLLGRSREEGYRTRNIAAYLSSQTQNREIRLNQAERIRDRYVSRVGVNNNSRLSSSSPGKGGGGGEVAMWACKNPAVVFCRDAQPDTARLADSVSAPKMKTADTSL; from the exons ATGGATTCACCTGTTAGCACGGCCCTGCGGGGCGGCGATGGCAGCAACTACACGGGTGATGCCTCGGGTCCAAGCTTCACCGACCAGCTGGGCACTGCCTCACCTGTTGTGCCAAG GGTTGTTTCCATAGTGACCAGCCTTGTGACCACCACCACAGAGATCACAGTGGGAACCGCAGGAAATCTCTCAGCATTCAGAGACCAAAGAGGGAGCGAGCTGGGTCACATCCATCAGGTGTCCACCCCGTCGGTGCTGAGCGCCGCTGAGAGTAACTCTGTTCTGCAGGGCATCACGGTGGCGGCGCAGGCCCTggttctcctctccatcttcctcctctccagcctcgGTAACTTGGCggtcgtcatcgtcatcatcaaacacagacagcttcGAACGGTGACCAATGCTTTCATCATGTCGCTGTCCTTATCGGACTTCCTCACGGCTGTTCTGTGTCTGCCATTCTCCTTCGTCATGCTCTTCAGTAAGGACGGCGTCTGGATGTTCGGGGACCGATTCTGTGTGGCCAACGGCTTTTTCAACACCTGCTTTGGCATCATCTCCACCCTGACTATGACTTTGATCTCCTTTGACAGATACTACGCCATAGTCAGACAGCCACAGGCTAAAATAGGGCGTCAGAAAGCGACTCAGCTGTTGATAGCTGTGTGGTTAACTGCAGTCATTTTCTCTTTGCCTTGGTATCTGTTAGTCCGAACACCTCCAGAAATCCATAAGCGAGGTTTCTaccactgtatgtatgtgttccACTCTGGGAGCTCTCGCATGGGGACAGCTTATAGCATCTGCCTAATTGTTGTGTGTTATCTACTGCCCTTCTCCCTCATGTGCTTTTGTCACTATAACATCTGTAAGACAGTTCGGCTCTCTGAAATCCGAGTCAGGCCGGTGACGACGTACGCATACTTGCTGCGATTTTACAGTGAAATGCGAACAGCCACCACAGTTCTGATTatgattgttttcatcattttctgttggGGGCCATATTGTTTAATGGGTTTGGTTACGGCAATGGGGGACTACACATTCAACCCCGCAATGGACACGGTGGCCATCTGGCTAGCCTGGGCAAATGGAGCCATCAACCCTCTGATCTACGCCCTGAGGAACCCAAATATATCCATGTTACTGGGgcggagcagagaggagggctATCGGACCAGAAACATTGCCGCGTACCTCTCCAGCCAAACCCAGAACCGTGAGATTCGGCTCAACCAAGCAGAGAGGATCAGGGACCGCTACGTGAGTCGTGTAGGGGTGAACAATAACAGCCGGCTGTCAAGTTCAAGTCctgggaaaggaggagggggaggagaggtggCAATGTGGGCCTGTAAAAACCCTGCTGTGGTCTTCTGCAGGGACGCCCAGCCTGACACCGCAAGATTAGCCGACTCTGTCAGCGCCCCAAAGATGAAGACAGCTGACACCAGCCTGTGA